The window TGGCCGGTGCGGTGCGCACCCTGCTGGAAGGGCGAAACGTGCCCGCCGACATCGGCGCAGGCCGCGACGTCGTCCTCACCGCCCCCCGTCCCGTGCAGCCCCGGGTTCCGCTGCTGATCGGTGGGAACCACTCCGAGCTGCTGGCCTGGGTCGGCGCCCACGCCGACGCGGTGGGCCTTTCCGGGTTGGGACGGACCCTCGCCGATGGGCACTCCCACACCGTGGACTGGTCGCCGGCTCGCATCGGGGCCACCGCCGCCGCGGTGCACTCCGGCTCCACGGCGGCCGGCCGGGACCTGCCACCACTGGAGGCGCTGGTGCAGGTGGTGACCACCACCGAGGACCGACGCAGCACGGCGGCTGAACTGGCGCAGGAGACCGGGTCCCGCGTGGAAGATCTGCTGACCGCGCCCTACCTGTGGATCGGCACCGTGGAGGAGATCGTCGAGCAGGTGCACACCGCGCGTCAGCGGTGGGGCATCAACCGTTGGGTGGTGCGCGCAGGCGCCTTCGACACCGCGCGTGAAGTCATCGCCCGCCTCGCAAGGAACCCGTAGCCGCCTGGGAGTCGTCGCCGACCTGCCGGTCGTCCCGCCGGCCGTGAGGCCTCACTCCGGTTCTGTGCGCCCGCACGCCTCCATCTCCGCGCGCAGTTCGTGGTCGTCCTCGTGGACGCACAGCGGGCAGGCCGTCAGCCCGCCCGCCCGGGCCAGGGACCAGTGGAGTGTTCCCGCTTTGATGGACACAGGATCAAGCTGCGAGTTCAGCGATCTGGTCGATGTGT is drawn from Kineococcus endophyticus and contains these coding sequences:
- a CDS encoding LLM class flavin-dependent oxidoreductase — encoded protein: MAAAATATTTLRLGTYVLNAGVRDALLIAADTATLDVVSGGRAEVGLGAGHTPAEWKMTGRTRPDASGRVQHLIEVAGAVRTLLEGRNVPADIGAGRDVVLTAPRPVQPRVPLLIGGNHSELLAWVGAHADAVGLSGLGRTLADGHSHTVDWSPARIGATAAAVHSGSTAAGRDLPPLEALVQVVTTTEDRRSTAAELAQETGSRVEDLLTAPYLWIGTVEEIVEQVHTARQRWGINRWVVRAGAFDTAREVIARLARNP